The Halichoerus grypus chromosome 9, mHalGry1.hap1.1, whole genome shotgun sequence genomic sequence CCAATTTGTCCATGTCCCGTGATCACTGACAGAAAGAACAAGGCATATGATGCTAAGTCcagaaaatggacaaaggaacTGGATCCCTCTCCTGTCAGGAGCATTTACCACCCCCCCCCAATATAAGAAGCAGGCTTGTGACTTGCCCCACCCCTCACACCCGCTCTTCCTTAACTCACCACCTCAGACTCTGAGCTAAAGGAGAGGGTAGGATGAGGAATTACGATGAATGCCTTTTCAAAGAACATCCAGCCCTGAAGTAGGATGATAGAGCATCAAAGGAAGGGACTCTTGTATCTCAAGGGGTCTTTCTTTTGGTAGGGAAGCCCTATTTCCCACCTAATAAAGGGGGAAAActaggaaagggaaggagaagggcaaGGTGGCAAGGACAATCTTCTGCTACTCAAGCAGTTCCGACATCTGTTACGCCATGTCCTTACCTCAGTATCCCCATGCTGCCCAGTATCCCCTCTAAATCCCCTCCTGGGGTGCCTCCCTCAATCTGCCTTATAAGTGTTTCATTCTCCAATGTCACTCATTTCTTTAATCTGAATATCAGAGACCAATTGCCAAAGCACAGAAGCTAATCAATATGTCAAACATAGATAAAATGAATAACGACAGAGATACGAAGTAATACAGTATTCTTATCCAAATGTAAGAATTTGACTTGATTCTCCTTGTGGTAGAGAAATATGTTGCTCTACCacatttggggtgtgtgtgtgtgtatgtgtgtgtgaaatatgAGGATTTTAAGATCACAATGAGGGAAAATATGTGGAAGTTTAGGACATGAATGAACCTCTAAGAGAGTACTTTAAAGTCATTTTGCAAGTAAAAATTAAAGCAGTACATAATAAATGATAGATAATAGAGATATTACTAGAATGTTAAGTTTCTTGGGGGGCAACTATGTAACTACACGTGGTTTCTTTCAATGCTACAGATATGCCTCCCAGTACCTAGGAAAAAGTCTGCCATGTACTGgtactaaatatttgttttctgattaGCTAGataaattactgatttaatttcaatttaatcGTTTATGTCCACATGctcataaattaattttatattatcgtggattcttgcatttttatttgtttctccaTTTAAATATTCAGtcctttttagatttattttttgaagtcacctatgtcccaggatcctggagaTGTAAAATGCCTTGGATATTTCTGATGGGAAGAGATTCAGACCAACTTTATTTGACCTGCTTCTTTTCCTAGAGCTGAACAGCATTTTTTAACCCCCTGAAATGGCAGGGTTAAATGGCCCTCGCTCAGCCTGTGATAAATGTGTGCCCACACACATTTCTAGTCCATTTTATACACATCTcagttcttttcttctccatctcccttaCTGTTGTCTCCTCTTCTAAATGTTGTCATTCCCTAGGTCCCAGTCCTattcctgcttctcctgctcctctgTTTATCTGCCTAAGTGATCTCATTCATTCCCATGATTTTAAATCCCAGATACATGCTGCTGACTCCCAAATACAAATCTCCAGCCTTGACTTAACTCCTAAGCTCCAAATCTGTATATTAGtctgaattgacatttttaacTGAAAGTCTTATagataaaacaattaaaacatttcagtaaatcTAAAACAGAACTTCTGATTTCCACTCCTCCTTTTACCCCCAGTCATAACCAGTTCTCTTCTCAGTCTTCCTTCGGTCAGTATATTGCCTTGAACAATATATAGGCCTGTATACAGGGTATTGAACATTGTAAAATCACCCAACCAATCGCTCAAATCATGGGGCCCTCTTGGGTTCCGACCCACCTCTTTACCTTCTAACTCTAATTCATGAACAAGTGTAGTCATTTTTACCTCCAAATTCCCTTGGATCTGTCTACTTGTCTCAAGGTCTACTCTGAACATCCAAGTCTAAGCTACCATCATCTCTTGTTAACTCTAAGGCAACACACTCCTTTCTGTTATCAGTCTTGCTCCTGGAAGAACCAGTCTGCACCCAACAGGAAGAAACTTGGCATCAGTGCCCCCATACCATTCAGTGTGCATTGCCCCTTTATACTTGAAAAACCATAAAAAGTTATCACTGTGACTTGCAGGACCCTGTTTGAAGTGTCCCCTCTGTCCCTATACAAATTTAGTGGATCCTATTTACCTCTCCAAGCTGCTGTGCCCCACATATGATGTACTGGCTGCCCAACAGTTCCAAAAACATGCTTTCCTGTGTCACGCCTTACAAACTATTGTTTCCTGTGCCTGCAGTGCTCTTCCCttggttagtttttgttttgttttgtttctatttttgacaAGTTACAAACATATAATAAGCATCCACATACCTACTTCTGAAAATTAATGACTGCTAACATTTTGCTCTTTTCCCTCagtttttaacattaaaatagtaaaacagtATCAAGTTCCTTTTGTTCTTCTTCCCCCCAAGTTCCATTCCCTTGCCTCCTTACTCAGAGCAAGTAATGGATGTTGTTGGTTCCCTCCcctgcatccatttctttcttccttctttctggtACAATCTTAActttgagacacacacacacacacacacacacacacccagtacCCTCTTCTGTTTCAACAAGGGCCAACTGTGGCCGGATGTGGCCAAGGAGACATGAGGGCAGGTTTCCTGGAGGCTGTGCTTCATTTTCTCCCATGTTACACAACTGAAGCCTCTAGCACTTCCTGAGGCTCCTATCCTCTCTACTCTGCCTCAAAGGTTTGCTTTTAGAGAACGGCCTGCAGCAGGACCTGAGGAACCCGGCTGTCTGAATTTCTGATCCAACGCCAAAGCAGGAACGAAACAGTGTTCTTGTTTGTTCAGTCTTCATCATCTGTCATCTGCTTATCTTGCATAGCTGTCTGCTAGTAACTAAAAACATCAGCATCACAAATAGAAGGAAGTGACTTCCTAAATGTCTCCACCCCTCGCCTcccaaaaatgaaagaaaaggatatttccttttatatctaatcatttttttgatatattattttactatatttaagTGTGTGGTTATACTCAGTGCTCTGAAAAACTTACTTATACAAGGTTAAGTCTCCATTCAGACATAAAGTTTTGAAAATAACAGCGCAGAACTgacctctctgtctcttctctctgcctgtagGTTGCGGCATGTTTACTCTCCTGTCATCTGTCACTGCTGCTGTCAGTGGCCTCCTGGTGGGTTATGAACTTGGGCTCATCTCTGGGGCCCTTCTTCAGATAAGAACCTTATTAGCCCTAACCTGCCATGAGCAGGAAATGGTTGTGAGCTCCCTCCTCATTGGCGCCTTGCTGGCCTCCCTCACTGGAGGGGTCCTGATTGACAGGTATGGAAGAAGGGCTGCCATCATCTTGTCATCCTGCCTCCTTGGACTCGGAAGCTTAGTCTTGATACTCAGTTTATCTTATGCGGTTCTCATAGTGGGCCGCATTGCTATAGGGGTTTCCATTTCACTCTCTTCAATTGCCACATGTGTTTACATCGCAGAGATTGCTCCACAACACAGAAGAGGTCTTCTTGTGTCCCTGAATGAGCTGATGATTGTCATCGGCATACTTTTCGCCTACATTTCAAATTATGCATTTGCCAATGTTTCCCATGGCTGGAAATATATGTTTGGCCTTGTTATTCCCTTGGGAGTTTTGCAAGCAATTGCAATGTATTTTCTTCCTCCAAGTCCCCGGTTTCTGGTGATGAAAGGACACGAGGAAGCTGCTAGCAAGGTTCTCAGAAGGTTGAGAGCCATCTCGGATACAACGGAGGAACTCACTGGGATAAAATCTTCCCTGAAAGATGAATATCAGTATAGTTTTTGGGATCTGTTTCGATCAAAGGACAACATGAGGACTCGGATAATGATAGGCCTGACATTGGTATTTTTTGTGCAAGTCACCGGTCAGCCAAACATATTATTCTATGCATCAACTGTTTTGAAGTCTGTTGGCTTCCAAAGCAATGAGGCAGCTAGCCTCGCCTCCACGGGGGTTGGAGTTGTCAAGGTCATCAGCACCATCCCTGCCACTCTTCTTGTAGACCACGTTGGGAGCAAAACCTTCCTCTGTGTTGGCTCCTCTGTGATGGCAGCTTCATTGGTGACCATGGGCATCGTGAATCTCAACATCCCCATGAACTTCACCAATATCTGCAGAAGCCATAGCCCTATCAACCAGTCATTGGATGAGTCTGTGTTTTATGGGCCAGGAAACCTATCAGCCAGTGATGACACTCTTAGAGAGCTCTTTAAGGGGATCACTACCCATAGCAGAAATTCCCTAATGCCCACAAAAAATGATGTGGATAAGAGAGGGGTGACGACCTTACCAAATGCTGGACTGAGCCAAGCTGAATACCAGATAGTCACAGACCCTGCGGACGTCCCAGCTTTCTTGAAATGGCTTTCCTTAGCCAGCTTGCTTGTTTATGTTGCTGCTTTTTCAATTGGTCTAGGACCaagtaagtattttattttttattccttccttctttgcccTTATGAATGTTAACATATTGCTTTTGACCATCAGAGCATCTTATGGCTATGGTACCTTTTACATATAACTACTAGaagtaagatggggataatactGGCCACCTGATGTATCTACTAATGTGGAAAGTATGCTTGGCTCATACCTCCTTTGTGAAATGTGCGGGCCTGGTATTCAACAGAAGGATTAGTTTTCCATTATCTGTCACATGAGGATAATTTAACAGTGATTGATTGGGGATAAACCAGACCTTGAAAGACATGTATTGCCCAAGAGAACATATTGTTTTATGAAAGCAGTTTACTGGGATAACATTTTCTTCCATATCATTCCTGAGTTcttcataaatggaaaaaatccaAGCATTTAGATTTTCTTAAAGACACGCTAGTGGAGGCATTCAGTAATAATGAAGGACAGGAAATGGTGAGTTGGGAAAGAGGGTGGATTATTCCTTTAAGTACCCTTTGTTTTATCACCAGAGTAACCTCCCTGAGCACTTTACTCATTAAGCAGGAGAATGGGAGTCAAGTTACTCCCATTCAATACAATATAAACAATTTATAGGGAGATAGCTACACGGTTGTCTTATTTTGTATAGCTGGTCTACTGCAGTGATTAAGTTTAAACACTTATCTTGAGCAAACCCTCTAGAGTTTTCTAGAACAGGTTGTTTGTTGCAGTTCCTTGTCTTTCAGCCTCTCACCCAGTCTAAACCTCTCTTAGGGAAGTAAAGTGTAGTCTCTCTACCAGCCTCAACTCCTAcacctctctctcattctctctctctctctcaaacctgtctccccttctccctttcttccttcctctctcacacaaagtcttgtttttcttgttgttgttgtttacaagGATCAAGGACCAAACAAATGTGCTCAAATAAAAGGAAGTAGTGGAGCTTAGGAACACAAGAAGACATAGGTTATGTTGAAGGAGAAGGAATTTCATGGACAAATTTAGGTTTCTGGTGCCAGGAACTGACGGTGTTTCTAGAAAGAAAGTCCCTTTAGGGCTTTCTCTGGTGATCTACTGTTAAGTCATTAACTATTCATTCAGGTGATACATATCAAGTggctattttttttcaataacaaATAACTATGCTAGATGTTGGGGAAACAGTAACGAACAAGACAGACACTgtccctgtcttcaaggagattATGCCTGAATTGACTGAGCTATATTCCCTGTGTCTGCTTCTTTCTGGTCAGCAACCAGCAGGTTTGGCCTGCTTAATCTCAGTTAATGAATAACTGGATTTGCACATGGCTGATATGGCCTATACTGCAGCTTTGTTTCCTCACCTTGCGTCTACTCCCACTTCTAAGTGAGATCAGTTTCTGGATATTGACTCTTTCAAATTCCAGAATGAGAGAAGGAATCTGACTGACTGCTCTTTGCTATGCAGAGTCATAAATGGTTGTTCAGGGACACCTCTAGGCACATAGTCCAAACTATGGTTGACAAGATTGGCCCTTCCTCTGGCACTAGGAGTAGACAGATTTGCTTATAAGTGACTGAGCATGGGCGGATAAGGTAAATACTATAATACCATCAGCCTCTGATCTCTCTGACTTGTTTCTGAACCCTGGCCCTCCCTGTTAAGACTTAACaatgataaatattattaatgaatAGTTTCCTAGAAACAGGTTTCTACTGTTATTTCAGGATTCAATCATCTTGGGTGTGTACCTGGGAGACAtttgtcttagtcagtttgggtTGCTATAATAAATCGCCAAAGACCAGATGGCTTagacaacagagatttatttctcacaggcTAGAGCCTGgcaaagtccaaaatcaaggtgctggcagactTGGCTGTTGGTGAGGGCCTCCCTCCTGGTTTGTAGATGGCCACCACTTTCTTAGTGTCTCCTCACAGggcagagggatggagagagagagagaactaggtAGTTTTATTATGTCTCTTCtcctaagggcactaatcccatcataggACTCTACCTGATGACCTACCTCCAAATATCACATTGGTAATTAAGAATTCAACGTATGAATTGTAGGGAGGGCACAAACATGCAGTCCAGACAATACTTATGTCTTTACTCTGATACATAAAGCTAATGAAATTTGAGAAAGCatcttatacttttattttaagaaactctTTAAAGTCTACCAGAAAGACAAGATACAAGTGAACcttctttttatattaataagtACAGTCAGTTTTACTCATGTGATAAACATCAGGTGGTATTGTCCTCATTGATTTCCTTTgccagcatctttttttttcctatagattcatcataaaactaaaaatattttttacatcaaTTTTTTGATCCAATCTTTTGAAATATCAATAATCAACTAAGAATCTCAGGAAAg encodes the following:
- the SLC2A12 gene encoding solute carrier family 2, facilitated glucose transporter member 12, which gives rise to MVPVENREGPGLLSPKGRAAESEGGGAAGGGQHPPRARGCGMFTLLSSVTAAVSGLLVGYELGLISGALLQIRTLLALTCHEQEMVVSSLLIGALLASLTGGVLIDRYGRRAAIILSSCLLGLGSLVLILSLSYAVLIVGRIAIGVSISLSSIATCVYIAEIAPQHRRGLLVSLNELMIVIGILFAYISNYAFANVSHGWKYMFGLVIPLGVLQAIAMYFLPPSPRFLVMKGHEEAASKVLRRLRAISDTTEELTGIKSSLKDEYQYSFWDLFRSKDNMRTRIMIGLTLVFFVQVTGQPNILFYASTVLKSVGFQSNEAASLASTGVGVVKVISTIPATLLVDHVGSKTFLCVGSSVMAASLVTMGIVNLNIPMNFTNICRSHSPINQSLDESVFYGPGNLSASDDTLRELFKGITTHSRNSLMPTKNDVDKRGVTTLPNAGLSQAEYQIVTDPADVPAFLKWLSLASLLVYVAAFSIGLGPMPWLLLSEIFPGGIRGRAMALTSSMNWGINLLISLTFLTVTDLIGLPWVCFIYTIMSLASLVFVVVFIPETKGCSLEQISVELAKANYVKNNICFMSHHQEELVPKPLQKRKPQEQLLECKKLCGRGQPRQLSPET